In one Roseburia intestinalis L1-82 genomic region, the following are encoded:
- a CDS encoding nucleotidyltransferase substrate binding protein produces the protein MRAEEVIQAVAELCRHFSAVEVILFGSRAKGTALERSDIDVAVSGVKDFDALAEAKQRDLSDSFVLSGTSAKFSITFDLAWKVMKDILVEYYAMTGFIAGSPREVLKTSYKAELISDDTWIEMLKGGRLKPFYHISIPVDQKLRKVPLDIRGVTEIRLGAV, from the coding sequence GTGAGGGCAGAAGAAGTAATACAGGCGGTTGCAGAACTTTGCAGACATTTTTCGGCGGTGGAGGTGATCTTATTTGGCTCTAGAGCGAAAGGAACAGCACTGGAGAGAAGTGACATTGATGTTGCCGTGTCCGGTGTGAAGGATTTTGATGCACTTGCAGAAGCAAAACAGCGGGATCTTTCGGATTCTTTTGTATTGAGTGGAACCAGTGCAAAATTTAGCATCACATTTGATCTGGCATGGAAAGTTATGAAGGATATACTGGTAGAATATTATGCAATGACGGGTTTTATTGCGGGTTCGCCGCGTGAAGTGCTCAAAACATCCTATAAAGCAGAATTGATTTCAGATGATACATGGATAGAAATGCTAAAAGGTGGTAGGCTCAAACCGTTCTACCACATTTCCATCCCGGTCGATCAGAAACTTCGTAAAGTTCCACTTGATATCAGGGGTGTTACGGAAATCCGGCTGGGTGCGGTATAA
- a CDS encoding glutathione peroxidase has protein sequence MNFYDYEAEDAGFEILDFPCNQFGNQALGTTEEIASFCDAKFGITFKLFSKIEVNGENTHPLYKYLKEQKGFGGFDPNHPLTPLLESGLYRTQPDFRNTPDIKWNFTKFLIDRDGNVVERFEPTTF, from the coding sequence ATGAATTTTTATGATTATGAAGCAGAGGATGCAGGATTTGAGATTCTTGATTTCCCATGTAATCAGTTTGGAAACCAGGCACTTGGAACAACCGAGGAGATCGCATCTTTCTGCGACGCAAAATTTGGAATTACCTTTAAACTTTTTTCCAAAATTGAAGTAAATGGAGAAAATACGCATCCGCTGTACAAATATCTGAAAGAACAAAAAGGTTTCGGAGGATTTGATCCAAACCACCCTCTCACCCCGCTGCTCGAAAGCGGATTATACCGCACCCAGCCGGATTTCCGTAACACCCCTGATATCAAGTGGAACTTTACGAAGTTTCTGATCGACCGGGATGGAAATGTGGTAGAACGGTTTGAGCCTACCACCTTTTAG
- a CDS encoding ABC transporter ATP-binding protein gives MLEFRNVSVSCQHTPILNDISLTFRDGEITTILGPNGCGKTTLVQCLNGASTVTAGQIFLNGQDFLKISPKERAREISLLPQVRTIIPAIPVKMLVEHGRFPYLGFSRRKSKEDTEIVNRAMEFTHISQYADQYVDTLSGGIRQRVFFAMVLAQDCDYIVLDEPTTYLDLTGQREFYAMIKELKKQGKTIILILHDLSQAVRISDTLVVMNRAGSRSLDKAAHAGTDSDVKATDFPGSIAMVSTPQECLQSHVIEDVFQTSWKRFTDEDGEYYFFE, from the coding sequence ATGCTTGAATTTCGCAATGTTTCCGTTTCCTGTCAGCACACGCCGATCTTAAACGACATCTCATTAACTTTCCGTGACGGGGAGATCACCACGATCCTTGGCCCGAACGGCTGCGGCAAGACTACCCTGGTCCAGTGCTTAAACGGTGCTTCCACGGTGACCGCCGGACAGATATTCTTAAACGGACAGGATTTTCTTAAAATTTCCCCGAAAGAACGTGCAAGAGAAATTTCCCTGCTCCCACAGGTCCGCACGATCATTCCTGCTATTCCGGTTAAAATGCTTGTGGAACACGGGCGCTTTCCTTATCTTGGATTTTCCCGCCGGAAATCAAAGGAGGACACTGAAATTGTAAACCGTGCCATGGAATTTACCCACATCAGCCAGTATGCCGACCAGTATGTCGACACGCTCTCCGGCGGTATCAGACAGCGCGTGTTTTTTGCCATGGTGTTAGCGCAGGATTGTGATTACATCGTGTTGGACGAGCCGACCACCTATCTCGACCTGACCGGGCAGCGCGAATTTTACGCCATGATAAAGGAATTAAAAAAACAGGGAAAAACGATTATTCTGATCTTACATGATCTGAGTCAGGCGGTGCGCATCTCAGATACGCTGGTTGTCATGAACCGCGCCGGTTCCAGATCTCTTGATAAAGCAGCGCATGCCGGTACAGACTCTGATGTTAAAGCAACTGATTTTCCCGGCAGCATCGCCATGGTTAGCACGCCCCAGGAGTGTCTGCAGTCGCATGTGATCGAGGATGTGTTTCAGACAAGCTGGAAAAGGTTTACGGATGAAGATGGGGAGTATTACTTTTTTGAGTAA
- a CDS encoding FecCD family ABC transporter permease produces the protein MKKHKSITILLMCMLLLVSVCAGILFGSVNIAFKDILNCLTGADRSSTSYILITTVRIPRLLGGLFAGIGLSCSGVILQGVMNNSLASPSTIGVNSGSGFAVMLAMIFFPANSFTLPVFAFCGALITTLLIFFLAALSDSSRTTIILAGITVSSFLSAGINTIKLLNTDITVNLTSFLIGSLSGLTLSRLILPCLCIAIAFFVSLFLAQPLNMLGLGDDIARSLGLRVSLTRFLLLSLASILAGCVVSFAGLLGFIGLIIPHICRRLFGNDARFLLPCSALLGGSFVLLCDLLGRILFSPFELPAGIIMSFVGGPFFLYLLLKKKGGRRVHA, from the coding sequence ATGAAAAAGCACAAAAGCATTACCATCCTTCTGATGTGTATGTTACTTCTCGTGTCTGTCTGCGCAGGCATTTTATTTGGAAGCGTGAATATTGCATTCAAAGATATCTTAAATTGTCTGACCGGGGCAGACCGCAGTTCTACTTCTTATATTTTAATCACTACCGTGCGCATTCCGCGCTTGCTCGGCGGACTTTTTGCCGGGATCGGGCTGTCCTGTTCGGGTGTGATCTTACAGGGCGTAATGAACAATTCGCTGGCAAGCCCAAGCACGATCGGTGTCAATTCCGGCTCCGGTTTTGCGGTCATGCTCGCCATGATCTTTTTCCCGGCAAACTCATTTACACTTCCGGTCTTTGCGTTTTGCGGCGCCCTGATCACCACACTGCTGATCTTTTTTCTGGCTGCGCTCTCAGACAGTTCAAGGACTACGATCATTCTTGCCGGAATTACAGTCTCAAGTTTTTTAAGTGCAGGCATCAATACGATCAAACTTTTAAATACGGATATCACGGTGAATCTGACGTCTTTTCTGATCGGTTCCCTCTCCGGGCTTACCCTAAGCAGGCTGATCCTGCCGTGCCTCTGTATTGCTATTGCATTCTTTGTTTCCTTGTTTCTCGCACAGCCATTAAATATGCTCGGGCTTGGGGATGACATCGCGCGCTCCCTCGGACTGCGCGTTTCACTCACCCGCTTTTTGCTTCTGTCCCTCGCAAGCATCCTTGCCGGATGTGTCGTCAGTTTCGCCGGTCTGCTCGGCTTTATCGGACTGATCATCCCGCATATCTGCAGGCGGCTTTTTGGCAATGATGCACGTTTTCTTTTGCCGTGCTCCGCACTTTTGGGCGGCAGTTTTGTACTGTTATGTGACCTGCTCGGACGAATACTCTTCTCTCCGTTTGAGCTGCCCGCCGGGATTATCATGTCGTTCGTCGGCGGACCGTTTTTCCTGTATCTGTTACTGAAAAAGAAAGGAGGGCGCAGAGTCCATGCTTGA
- a CDS encoding IS110 family RNA-guided transposase: MKIYVGIDIAKLNHFAAAISSDGEIIIEPFKFTNDADGFQLLVSKLESFDKNSLIIGLESTAHYGDNLVRYLVTELYQVCVLNPIKTCQMRKNNVRKTKTDKVDTYVIAKTLMMQDNLRFVSFFDLDMMDLKALGRFRQKTIKQRTRLKIQLTTYVDQVFPEIQYFFKSGLHQHAVYALLKETPSPKEIASMHMTHLANLLKVNSHGHFTKEQAKELRVLAQKSVGANDSAISIQITQTIQQIELLDSQLEKIEAEMTDIMKFNDSVIMTIPGIGYINGGMILGEIGDIHRFSNPNKLLAFAGLDPSVYQSGNFQAKTTRMSKRGSRVLRYALVNAAWNVVRNNATFKAYYDAKRAEGRSHYNALGHCAGKLVRVIWKMLTGEVEFNLE, translated from the coding sequence ATGAAAATTTACGTAGGCATTGATATTGCCAAACTTAATCATTTCGCCGCTGCGATTTCTTCCGACGGTGAAATAATCATTGAGCCGTTCAAATTCACAAATGACGCTGATGGCTTCCAACTGCTGGTCTCTAAACTCGAATCATTCGATAAGAACAGCCTCATCATCGGTCTTGAGTCAACGGCACACTACGGTGACAACCTTGTTCGATACCTTGTTACTGAGCTTTACCAAGTGTGTGTGTTGAACCCCATCAAAACCTGTCAAATGCGAAAAAATAACGTTCGCAAAACTAAGACAGATAAGGTCGACACTTACGTGATTGCTAAAACTCTTATGATGCAGGACAACCTCAGATTCGTCAGCTTCTTCGATCTCGATATGATGGATCTTAAGGCATTGGGACGTTTCCGTCAGAAAACCATAAAGCAACGTACCCGATTGAAAATTCAACTGACAACCTATGTTGATCAGGTCTTTCCGGAGATTCAATACTTTTTCAAATCCGGTCTGCATCAACACGCTGTCTATGCTTTATTAAAAGAAACACCTTCTCCAAAAGAGATTGCTTCCATGCATATGACTCATCTGGCAAATCTGCTCAAAGTGAACTCACACGGACACTTTACCAAAGAACAGGCCAAAGAATTAAGAGTTCTCGCACAGAAGTCTGTCGGTGCTAACGACAGCGCTATATCTATTCAGATAACTCAAACCATTCAACAAATCGAGTTACTGGATAGCCAATTAGAAAAGATTGAAGCTGAGATGACGGATATCATGAAATTCAACGATTCTGTCATCATGACCATTCCTGGTATCGGTTATATCAATGGTGGAATGATTCTTGGTGAAATAGGTGATATTCACCGTTTCTCCAATCCTAACAAGCTGCTTGCTTTTGCCGGTTTGGATCCTTCTGTTTATCAGTCTGGTAACTTTCAGGCTAAGACAACAAGGATGTCCAAACGTGGCTCTCGTGTTTTACGATATGCCCTTGTAAATGCAGCTTGGAACGTTGTCAGAAACAACGCAACCTTCAAGGCTTATTATGATGCCAAGAGGGCTGAAGGCCGGTCTCACTACAATGCACTTGGGCACTGTGCCGGCAAGCTTGTCAGAGTCATCTGGAAGATGCTCACTGGCGAAGTAGAATTCAACCTCGAATAA
- a CDS encoding winged helix-turn-helix transcriptional regulator encodes MYNITDAVLAATLKDLIADGIVDRKSYDEIPPRVEYSLTGKGNSVVPILQSICRWSDIFYKEDVENEMKQCQKCDYHR; translated from the coding sequence ATGTATAACATCACAGACGCAGTTTTAGCAGCAACGTTAAAAGATCTCATAGCCGATGGTATTGTCGACCGGAAATCATATGATGAGATACCGCCGAGAGTTGAGTATTCACTTACAGGAAAAGGAAATTCGGTTGTTCCGATATTGCAGAGTATCTGCCGGTGGTCAGATATTTTCTATAAGGAAGATGTGGAAAATGAGATGAAACAGTGCCAGAAATGTGACTATCACAGATAG
- a CDS encoding ABC transporter ATP-binding protein has product MLEFRNVSVSCQHTPILNDISLTFRDGEITTILGPNGCGKTTLVQCLNGASTVTAGQIFLNGQDFLKISPKERAREISLLPQVRTIIPAIPVKMLVEHGRFPYLGFSRRKSKEDTEIVNRAMEFTHISQYATSMSTRSPAVSDSACFLPWC; this is encoded by the coding sequence ATGCTTGAATTTCGCAATGTTTCCGTTTCCTGTCAGCACACGCCGATCTTAAACGACATCTCATTAACTTTCCGTGACGGGGAGATCACCACGATCCTTGGCCCGAACGGCTGCGGCAAGACTACCCTGGTCCAGTGCTTAAACGGTGCTTCCACGGTGACCGCCGGACAGATATTCTTAAACGGACAGGATTTTCTTAAAATTTCCCCGAAAGAACGTGCAAGAGAAATTTCCCTGCTCCCACAGGTCCGCACGATCATTCCTGCTATTCCGGTTAAAATGCTTGTGGAACACGGGCGCTTTCCTTATCTTGGATTTTCCCGCCGGAAATCAAAGGAGGACACTGAAATTGTAAACCGTGCCATGGAATTTACCCACATCAGCCAGTATGCGACCAGTATGTCGACACGCTCTCCGGCGGTATCAGACAGCGCGTGTTTTTTGCCATGGTGTTAG
- a CDS encoding winged helix-turn-helix transcriptional regulator: MLSASKKLRYSEIRKEMYNITDAVLAATLKDLIADGIVDRKSYDEIPPRVEYSLTGKGNSVVPILQSICRWSDIFYKEDVENEMKQCQKCDYHR; the protein is encoded by the coding sequence GTGCTTTCCGCCAGCAAAAAACTGCGTTACAGCGAGATACGGAAAGAAATGTATAACATCACAGACGCAGTTTTAGCAGCAACGTTAAAAGATCTCATAGCCGATGGTATTGTCGACCGGAAATCATATGATGAGATACCGCCGAGAGTTGAGTATTCACTTACAGGAAAAGGAAATTCGGTTGTTCCGATATTGCAGAGTATCTGCCGGTGGTCAGATATTTTCTATAAGGAAGATGTGGAAAATGAGATGAAACAGTGCCAGAAATGTGACTATCACAGATAG
- a CDS encoding DUF1349 domain-containing protein — MEFLKNNPKWIRQPKQVQISEDKVVILTERGTDLWARTYYGFQNDNAPVFQVETTDKYFSFIVKTEFESTCRFDQCGVAMYLNSDNWFKASIEYENEKIQRLGSVVTNHGYSDWATTDISSDIKSMWYRFSRRDSDYCIECSEDGINFRQMRIFHMWEGAEKITYGIYACSPTEGSYKATFSNMQITECKWESDADWRD; from the coding sequence ATGGAATTTTTGAAAAACAATCCTAAATGGATACGTCAACCAAAGCAGGTACAAATTAGTGAGGATAAAGTTGTAATTCTTACAGAAAGGGGTACCGACTTATGGGCACGCACTTATTATGGTTTTCAAAATGATAATGCTCCAGTATTTCAAGTTGAAACAACGGACAAGTACTTTTCTTTTATTGTTAAAACAGAATTCGAGAGTACCTGTCGTTTTGACCAGTGTGGTGTGGCTATGTATTTAAATAGTGATAATTGGTTTAAGGCATCTATAGAATATGAGAATGAAAAAATACAGCGATTGGGAAGCGTTGTAACCAATCATGGATATTCTGACTGGGCAACAACAGACATATCCTCTGATATTAAAAGTATGTGGTATCGTTTTTCACGAAGGGACAGTGACTACTGTATTGAATGCAGTGAGGATGGCATAAATTTCAGACAAATGCGTATTTTCCATATGTGGGAAGGTGCAGAAAAAATTACTTATGGAATATATGCATGCAGCCCGACAGAAGGCTCATATAAGGCAACATTTTCAAATATGCAGATTACGGAATGTAAATGGGAATCAGATGCAGACTGGCGTGATTGA
- a CDS encoding MFS transporter, with the protein MKSQYNKTITACFVGYIVQAIVNNFTPLLFLFFQKCYHIPISQITLLVTFNFGIQLLVDFLSVRFVDKIGYRISMIIAHVLAAAGLFLLTVLPEILPVSFIGILIAVMIYAVGGGLLEVLVSPVVEACPSDNKEKAMSLLHSFYCWGHAGVVLISTVFFYVVGIDNWKILAIIWAVIPIGNAFVFSKVPIAPLLEDGDTGLGLKELFRMKIFWILLIMMICAGASEQAVSQWASAFAEKGLGISKAAGDLAGPMAFAVLMGISRLFYGKYGDRINLEHFMIYSSFLCILSYLGISLFPIPLLNLIACAVCGLSVGIMWPGTFSKASAALPKGGTAMFALLALGGDIGCSGGPTLVGMVSGAFGDNLKMGILAGIIFPVLLLIGVILCRRQKKITNYNTVKSRH; encoded by the coding sequence ATGAAAAGCCAATATAATAAGACAATTACAGCCTGTTTTGTAGGTTATATTGTACAAGCTATCGTTAATAATTTTACACCACTGCTTTTTTTGTTTTTTCAGAAATGCTATCATATTCCAATTTCCCAAATTACATTGTTAGTGACTTTTAATTTTGGGATACAACTACTGGTTGATTTTCTTTCTGTCAGATTTGTTGATAAAATAGGATATCGGATATCAATGATTATAGCTCATGTTCTAGCAGCGGCAGGATTATTCCTTCTTACAGTTTTACCAGAGATTTTACCAGTTTCCTTTATTGGAATTTTGATTGCTGTAATGATCTATGCGGTAGGTGGTGGACTTTTGGAAGTCCTAGTCAGTCCAGTTGTTGAGGCTTGCCCATCCGACAATAAGGAAAAAGCAATGAGCCTGTTGCATTCTTTTTATTGCTGGGGACATGCCGGAGTTGTACTCATATCAACAGTGTTCTTTTATGTAGTCGGTATAGATAACTGGAAAATATTAGCCATTATTTGGGCGGTTATTCCAATTGGAAATGCTTTTGTTTTTTCAAAGGTTCCCATTGCACCATTGCTTGAGGATGGAGATACCGGACTTGGATTAAAGGAATTGTTTCGGATGAAAATTTTTTGGATTTTGTTGATTATGATGATATGTGCAGGAGCAAGTGAGCAAGCAGTAAGTCAATGGGCCTCTGCTTTTGCAGAAAAAGGTCTTGGAATTTCAAAGGCAGCCGGCGACTTAGCAGGGCCGATGGCATTTGCGGTTCTAATGGGAATATCAAGATTGTTTTATGGTAAGTATGGTGACCGTATCAATTTGGAACACTTTATGATTTATAGTAGTTTTTTATGTATTTTATCCTATTTAGGGATTTCATTATTCCCGATTCCGCTATTAAATCTGATTGCCTGCGCTGTCTGTGGGCTTTCAGTGGGAATCATGTGGCCTGGAACTTTCAGCAAGGCATCAGCAGCTTTGCCCAAAGGGGGAACAGCCATGTTTGCATTGCTGGCATTAGGTGGAGATATAGGTTGTTCAGGAGGTCCTACATTGGTTGGAATGGTATCAGGAGCTTTTGGGGATAACCTAAAGATGGGAATTTTAGCAGGAATTATTTTTCCAGTGTTGCTACTTATAGGAGTCATTCTTTGCAGAAGACAAAAGAAAATTACTAATTATAATACAGTAAAAAGCAGGCACTAA
- a CDS encoding AraC family transcriptional regulator, with translation METFKITTDETLRETIQHGNNRYPFAYYPDNIWKFDFHRIDWHWHHELEFLYTAEGTALCLIGTSKIELHKGCGIFINSGVLHRFEAQSSTFAPNIVFSPTLLAPENSLIYEKYILPVISSSVPYQVFSPSNTFGKQVLQLLSQICTIQETKPDNELCTIQLLFQLWNILQKNMDWTSDSNSIHRLNHKQARLQAMMQYIHDHYMEEITLETIAASASISKSGALHIFQTGIHCSPVAYLIQYRLAQAAEQLYITQKSVSSIAEETGFTSSGYFCRKFRQYYHMSPNEYRKRKTEEIS, from the coding sequence ATGGAGACTTTTAAGATAACTACAGATGAAACACTACGAGAAACCATCCAGCATGGCAACAATCGTTATCCATTTGCATACTATCCTGATAATATTTGGAAATTTGACTTCCATCGCATTGACTGGCATTGGCATCATGAATTAGAATTTCTTTATACTGCTGAAGGTACTGCGCTCTGCCTTATAGGTACAAGTAAAATAGAACTACATAAAGGTTGCGGCATATTTATCAATAGCGGTGTCCTGCATCGTTTTGAAGCACAAAGCAGTACATTTGCACCTAATATTGTTTTTTCGCCAACCCTATTAGCACCCGAAAACAGCCTCATTTACGAAAAATATATTCTTCCTGTGATAAGCTCGTCTGTTCCATATCAAGTTTTCAGTCCATCCAACACATTTGGAAAACAGGTGCTACAACTTTTGTCGCAAATTTGTACTATTCAGGAAACTAAGCCGGATAATGAATTATGTACTATACAACTTTTATTTCAGCTTTGGAACATATTGCAAAAAAATATGGACTGGACTTCTGATTCTAACAGTATTCATCGATTAAATCACAAACAAGCAAGATTACAAGCTATGATGCAGTATATTCATGATCACTACATGGAAGAGATTACATTGGAGACGATTGCGGCATCGGCATCTATTAGCAAAAGTGGAGCTTTACACATTTTTCAAACTGGCATCCACTGTTCTCCGGTAGCATATCTAATTCAATACAGACTAGCACAGGCTGCTGAACAACTTTATATCACTCAAAAATCGGTTTCTTCCATTGCAGAAGAAACCGGATTTACAAGTTCCGGCTATTTCTGCCGGAAGTTTAGACAATATTATCATATGAGTCCAAATGAATACAGAAAGAGGAAAACAGAGGAAATTTCTTAA